The genomic interval TTGATTCTGCTGTTAATGGTATTCCGGTTGTAGCTCCAACTGGTTTTTCACCGTCAAAAACTCCAAAAGCAATACTTCGCGAATTCTTACTGTAGATTTGTAAATAGGCTTGTTCGTATTCCAAAGAACCTTCGTACAAATAAGGAAAATCATAGAAAACGGAAATCCGCAATTGACCCAAGGAGGGAATCAATGGGAGAATGTCTTTACCAGTTGCTAATTGATAGGTTAACTGATCCACGGCTTATTTTGAAACCAATTCAATCCACAACTCCAAGTTGTAGTAAGTGGTTACTCTTGTTATTTTTCCGTTTTTGACATCTAAAAACGCAGCTGCAGGAAGAACGTAGTTTTGACCGTTAGCTGGAGGTAATCCTGGCTCTGCTTGTTTGTACGTTCCGTGAACGACAAATTCTGCAGCTATTCGACCTTCAGTAGTTGATGAGAAAAGAACGATGTCTTTCAGCGTTTCTGCATAACTTGCATCCATGTGTTGCATGAAATCGGTAAACAACGCTTTACCAATACGTGTTTTCCCTTGATTGGGCTCATGCGTAATATTTTCGTCGACAAGCGCTAACATTTCGGACCAATTACGAGCGTTAAATGCGTCGTAGTAATTTTTCACTGTTTCTAGAGAAGTCATTTTTTTAATTTAAAATGAAGGAATTATCAATTATCAAGCCTTATTCACGAATCAATTCTTGATAATTAAACCATTCTTAATTAATCATTTACTGAGGGCATTCTCCCTTTACAAATTTTGTAATTCCATGACACTGTGCGGTGCATGCATTGGAATACGTTTTTTGATTGCAGCCGCAAACTGGATCATATTCCATGGTGCAGATACAATCATCTTTTACTTTTTCTGTGCAATCTTCTTTGTTACATCCATTTGATGAGCTAACGGCTAAAATTGAAGCGAATATCAATAGTTTCATAATCGATGAATTTAAGCTAAGATACTTAAAAATATTCCGTCAATAACTTGTGCCATCTTGGAAATGTTTAGAGTTCCCATCTCATCTGTTTTTTGATGGTAATTCTTGTTTCTGTAAAATGCAGTATCTGTTACCA from Fluviicola taffensis DSM 16823 carries:
- a CDS encoding ketosteroid isomerase-related protein; protein product: MTSLETVKNYYDAFNARNWSEMLALVDENITHEPNQGKTRIGKALFTDFMQHMDASYAETLKDIVLFSSTTEGRIAAEFVVHGTYKQAEPGLPPANGQNYVLPAAAFLDVKNGKITRVTTYYNLELWIELVSK
- a CDS encoding Kazal-type serine protease inhibitor family protein, with product MKLLIFASILAVSSSNGCNKEDCTEKVKDDCICTMEYDPVCGCNQKTYSNACTAQCHGITKFVKGECPQ